The following coding sequences lie in one Actinomyces capricornis genomic window:
- a CDS encoding sucrose-specific PTS transporter subunit IIBC, translated as MDHARVAKDVLTYVGGADNINAAAHCATRLRLVLGDLDKVDQKALDKDPDLKGTFLAGGMFQIIVGPGDVDHVFAEMISTGGVKEVSKDEAKQVAAKSGNPVSRFIKVIADIFVPILPALIAGGLMMAINNVLTAEGLFGDQALVARWTWLTDYANLINLISSAAFAFLPVLVGFSAAKRFGGNVYLGAAMGAAMVSTELTNAYNIQQAMAEGTIEVWHLFGLSVDKIGYQAMVIPVICVAWIMSAIEKWLHKKLSGTTDFLLSPLITLLLTGFLTFVVVGPITRELSNWITEGLAWTYNTLGPVGGALFGLVYSPIVVTGLHQSFPAVELPLIDQMRNGGPGSFIFPIASMANVAQGAVALAIFFNTRDTKMKALAGAGGASAVFGITEPAIFGVNLRLRWPFFIGMGAASIGGALVALLDVHSQALGAAGLVGFVSIVPKDIPTYLILELVTFLIAFSACFAYARSAKGRASLAGGEADDADEAALEAEAMVEHAEAVELPAEAAQDFTITSPIQGRAIALSEVEDQTFSSGMLGPGMAVVPSEGPVVSPIDGEVLVAFPTGHAYGLRAASGVELLIHVGMDTVELDGRHFTPKVKAGDKVLRGMPLVEVDWAAVGAAGYQTVTPIVVSNAAAYEGIEERGAGTIHRGDALYAVVRSTEGTEDSPAPAEPQDSTV; from the coding sequence ATGGATCACGCCCGCGTGGCGAAAGATGTCCTGACCTACGTCGGCGGTGCCGACAACATCAATGCGGCGGCGCACTGCGCGACCCGCCTGCGCCTCGTCCTGGGCGACCTGGACAAGGTCGACCAGAAGGCCCTCGACAAGGACCCTGACCTCAAGGGAACCTTCCTTGCCGGTGGCATGTTCCAGATCATCGTCGGCCCCGGGGACGTGGACCACGTCTTCGCCGAGATGATCAGCACCGGTGGGGTCAAGGAGGTCTCCAAGGACGAGGCCAAGCAGGTCGCCGCCAAGAGCGGCAACCCCGTCTCCCGCTTCATCAAGGTCATCGCCGACATCTTCGTGCCGATCCTGCCGGCCCTCATCGCCGGCGGTCTGATGATGGCGATCAACAACGTCCTGACCGCCGAGGGGCTCTTCGGGGACCAGGCGCTGGTGGCCCGGTGGACCTGGCTGACGGACTACGCCAACCTCATCAACCTCATCTCCTCGGCGGCCTTCGCCTTCCTGCCGGTGCTCGTCGGCTTCTCCGCCGCCAAGCGCTTCGGAGGCAATGTCTACCTCGGCGCCGCCATGGGCGCGGCCATGGTCTCCACCGAGCTGACCAATGCCTACAACATCCAGCAGGCGATGGCGGAGGGCACGATCGAGGTCTGGCACCTGTTCGGCCTGAGCGTCGACAAGATCGGGTACCAGGCCATGGTCATCCCGGTCATCTGCGTGGCCTGGATCATGTCGGCCATTGAGAAGTGGCTGCACAAGAAGCTCTCGGGCACCACCGACTTCCTGCTCAGCCCGCTCATCACCCTCCTGCTCACGGGCTTCCTCACCTTCGTCGTCGTCGGCCCGATCACCCGCGAGCTGTCCAACTGGATCACTGAGGGCCTGGCCTGGACCTACAACACGCTCGGCCCGGTCGGTGGGGCGCTGTTCGGCCTGGTCTACTCCCCGATCGTGGTCACGGGCCTGCACCAGTCCTTCCCCGCCGTCGAGCTCCCACTGATCGACCAGATGCGCAATGGCGGCCCGGGCTCCTTCATCTTCCCCATCGCCTCCATGGCCAACGTGGCCCAGGGCGCGGTGGCCCTGGCGATCTTCTTCAACACCCGTGACACCAAGATGAAGGCGCTGGCCGGCGCCGGTGGCGCCTCGGCGGTCTTCGGCATCACCGAGCCGGCCATCTTCGGTGTCAACCTGCGCCTGCGCTGGCCCTTCTTCATCGGCATGGGGGCGGCCTCCATCGGCGGTGCCCTCGTGGCCCTGCTCGACGTCCACTCCCAGGCCCTGGGCGCTGCCGGCCTGGTCGGATTCGTCTCCATCGTCCCCAAGGACATCCCCACCTACCTCATCCTGGAGCTGGTGACCTTCCTCATCGCCTTCAGCGCCTGCTTCGCCTACGCCCGCTCGGCCAAGGGCCGTGCCTCCCTGGCCGGCGGTGAGGCCGACGACGCCGACGAGGCCGCGCTGGAGGCCGAGGCCATGGTCGAGCACGCCGAGGCCGTCGAGCTGCCCGCCGAGGCGGCCCAGGACTTCACCATCACCTCCCCGATCCAGGGGCGGGCCATCGCCCTGTCGGAGGTGGAGGACCAGACCTTCTCCTCCGGGATGCTCGGCCCGGGCATGGCCGTGGTGCCCTCCGAGGGCCCGGTGGTCTCACCGATCGACGGCGAGGTCCTGGTGGCCTTCCCCACAGGTCACGCCTACGGGCTGCGCGCAGCCAGCGGTGTCGAGCTGCTCATCCACGTGGGCATGGACACCGTCGAGCTCGACGGCAGGCACTTCACCCCCAAGGTCAAGGCGGGGGACAAGGTCCTGCGCGGGATGCCGCTGGTGGAGGTCGACTGGGCGGCCGTGGGTGCCGCGGGATACCAGACCGTCACCCCCATCGTGGTCTCCAATGCCGCCGCCTACGAGGGCATCGAGGAGCGGGGGGCGGGCACCATCCACCGCGGCGACGCGCTCTACGCCGTCGTGCGCAGCACTGAGGGCACTGAGGACAGCCCGGCCCCGGCTGAGCCCCAGGACAGCACTGTGTGA
- a CDS encoding glycoside hydrolase family 32 protein, with amino-acid sequence MTEDLKALALDAIASSRAADDPDYPRFHAVPPVGRLNDPNGLLVDGSTYHVFYQFSPFHPGRKLVYWGHASSTDLAHWEHHPPAIIPDSAYDASGAYSGNAVVLEADELDGAPAVAPYQLFYTGNLKDERTGERTASQCLVTSADLSSFEKWPGNPLIPTHAPGYTAHYRDPQVFRDPQRPGHYLMAVGVQRQDETGAAVLYRSTDLLSWQLEGELSFPQAEGAFDAFGYMWECPGLVRLEDEETGEPWDVLIWCPQGIAPQREGFENIFPCVYTLGHLVGTELRECRGEFYEVDRGFEFYAPQVFARRPSQPGPVLLTGWAGNASQDDQPSIEPDGGSGGWVHALTVPRRLSLRGGRLIQRPALVLPADAARPALVDAPLEPGEHPIAELEGERSWQLMLQAESGAEGSWGVRIGSSQCHVDITLDGSHLHVCRATSRYTRHGAQRTVTLPPGCAPRLEILHDRSITEIFVGDGDVAFTLRSFVDESAGAAVLVGERGGPAGRAGDRLRLVDGAALVRS; translated from the coding sequence GTGACTGAGGATCTCAAAGCCCTGGCCCTCGACGCGATCGCCTCCTCACGGGCGGCCGATGACCCCGACTATCCCCGTTTCCACGCCGTGCCTCCCGTGGGGCGCCTCAACGACCCCAACGGCCTGCTGGTCGATGGGAGCACCTACCACGTCTTCTACCAGTTCAGCCCCTTCCACCCCGGGCGCAAGCTCGTCTACTGGGGGCATGCCAGCTCCACGGACCTGGCCCACTGGGAGCACCACCCCCCGGCGATCATCCCGGACTCGGCCTACGACGCCTCCGGGGCCTACTCCGGCAATGCCGTCGTGCTGGAGGCCGATGAGCTCGACGGCGCCCCGGCGGTGGCGCCCTACCAGTTGTTCTACACCGGCAACCTCAAGGACGAGCGCACCGGGGAGCGCACCGCCAGCCAGTGCCTGGTCACCAGCGCCGACCTGAGCAGCTTCGAGAAGTGGCCCGGCAACCCGCTCATCCCCACCCACGCCCCGGGGTACACCGCCCACTACCGCGACCCCCAGGTCTTCCGCGACCCGCAGCGGCCGGGGCACTACCTCATGGCGGTGGGGGTCCAGCGCCAGGACGAGACCGGGGCCGCCGTCCTCTACCGCTCCACCGACCTGCTGTCATGGCAGTTGGAGGGCGAGCTGTCCTTCCCCCAGGCCGAGGGTGCCTTCGACGCCTTCGGCTACATGTGGGAGTGCCCCGGGCTCGTGCGGCTGGAGGACGAGGAGACCGGCGAGCCGTGGGATGTGCTCATCTGGTGCCCGCAGGGCATCGCCCCTCAGCGCGAGGGCTTTGAGAACATCTTCCCCTGCGTCTACACCCTGGGGCACCTGGTGGGCACCGAGCTGCGCGAGTGCCGCGGCGAGTTCTACGAGGTCGACAGGGGCTTCGAGTTCTACGCCCCGCAGGTCTTCGCCCGCCGCCCCAGCCAGCCCGGGCCGGTGCTGCTCACCGGCTGGGCGGGCAACGCCTCCCAGGACGACCAGCCCTCCATCGAGCCCGACGGCGGCAGTGGGGGCTGGGTCCATGCCCTGACCGTCCCACGCCGGCTCAGCCTGCGCGGCGGGCGGCTCATCCAGCGCCCCGCCCTGGTCCTGCCCGCGGATGCCGCTCGACCGGCCCTGGTGGATGCGCCCCTGGAGCCCGGGGAGCACCCGATCGCCGAGCTGGAGGGGGAGCGCAGCTGGCAGCTGATGCTCCAGGCCGAGTCGGGCGCTGAGGGATCCTGGGGTGTGCGCATCGGATCATCGCAGTGCCACGTCGATATCACCCTGGACGGCTCCCACCTGCATGTGTGCCGCGCGACCTCGCGCTACACCCGGCACGGTGCTCAGCGCACCGTCACCCTCCCGCCGGGCTGCGCCCCGCGTCTGGAGATCCTGCACGACCGCTCCATCACTGAGATCTTCGTCGGGGACGGCGATGTGGCCTTCACCCTGCGCAGCTTCGTCGATGAGTCGGCCGGGGCCGCGGTGCTGGTGGGGGAGCGCGGCGGGCCAGCCGGTCGGGCCGGCGACCGGCTCCGGCTCGTCGACGGCGCGGCGCTCGTGCGCTCCTGA
- a CDS encoding type II toxin-antitoxin system death-on-curing family toxin gives MTDFLSLEDLLTLADDLRVGPIRDVGLLAAAAYRPASQLWGSGVYPGLEDKASALLEALFRNQSLVDGNKRLGWPAAFVFLDIDDWRIDAPDNEAHDLIVAVAAGECNIGQTAASPRKWRRLA, from the coding sequence ATGACAGATTTCCTCTCGCTCGAGGATCTACTGACCCTGGCCGACGACCTGCGCGTGGGGCCGATACGGGACGTCGGACTCCTGGCCGCAGCAGCATATCGACCGGCGAGTCAGTTGTGGGGCAGTGGGGTCTATCCGGGCCTTGAGGACAAGGCGTCAGCCCTGCTCGAAGCATTGTTTCGCAACCAATCGTTGGTCGATGGGAACAAGCGCCTCGGATGGCCAGCAGCGTTCGTCTTCCTTGACATTGACGACTGGCGGATCGATGCTCCGGATAATGAGGCCCACGATCTCATCGTCGCCGTGGCAGCGGGGGAGTGCAACATCGGGCAGACCGCTGCATCACCGCGGAAGTGGCGCAGGCTAGCATAG
- a CDS encoding LacI family DNA-binding transcriptional regulator → MPVPHEPTLVDVARAAGVSVTTVSRVLNDRGYLSQETRRRVAQAIAELNYRPNQVARALHGKSTQSIGLIVPTVGLPFFGELVEHVEDALAEHGYRILVCNSMGKAERERDYLDLLVSHRVDGIISGAHNENISEYSTVHLPLVTVDRDLSPTIPNVRCDNEKGGRLATQHLLDRGARHPALLTSRAGTHNLREAGYRTVLAEARIEPVILTVDFHTPEHLRPKLIAERLNTMAPSVDSVFATDDLSAASVLEWALARGLDVPEDFKVIGFDGTAALHRALPGLSTIRQPIQELAHDAVAILLEQIDAGAARQAASSATNPPPLGIELIEGRTT, encoded by the coding sequence ATGCCCGTACCGCATGAACCCACCCTGGTCGACGTGGCCAGAGCCGCCGGAGTCTCCGTGACCACGGTCTCCCGTGTCCTCAACGACCGCGGCTACCTGTCTCAGGAGACCCGACGTCGGGTGGCGCAGGCCATCGCCGAGCTCAACTACCGGCCCAACCAGGTCGCCCGCGCCCTCCACGGCAAGTCCACCCAGTCCATCGGCCTCATCGTCCCCACCGTCGGCCTGCCCTTCTTCGGCGAGCTGGTCGAGCATGTCGAGGATGCCCTGGCCGAGCACGGCTACCGCATCCTGGTGTGCAATTCCATGGGCAAGGCGGAGCGGGAGCGCGACTACCTCGACCTGCTGGTCTCCCACCGGGTCGATGGCATCATCTCCGGCGCCCACAATGAGAACATCTCGGAGTACTCCACGGTGCACCTGCCCCTGGTGACGGTCGACCGCGACCTGTCCCCCACCATCCCCAATGTCCGCTGCGACAACGAGAAGGGCGGACGCCTGGCCACCCAGCACCTGCTGGACCGCGGTGCGCGCCACCCGGCGCTCCTGACCTCGCGGGCCGGGACCCACAACCTGCGCGAGGCGGGCTATCGCACCGTCCTGGCCGAGGCCAGGATCGAGCCCGTCATCCTCACCGTCGACTTCCACACCCCCGAGCACCTGCGCCCCAAGCTCATCGCCGAGCGACTCAACACGATGGCCCCATCCGTGGACTCGGTCTTCGCCACCGACGACCTGTCCGCCGCCTCGGTCCTGGAGTGGGCGCTGGCCCGCGGCCTGGACGTTCCTGAGGACTTCAAGGTCATCGGCTTCGATGGGACGGCGGCGCTCCACCGCGCGCTGCCGGGGCTGAGCACGATCCGCCAGCCGATCCAGGAGCTGGCGCACGACGCCGTCGCGATCCTGCTCGAGCAGATCGACGCCGGAGCCGCCAGGCAGGCGGCAAGCAGCGCCACCAATCCCCCACCCCTGGGCATCGAGCTCATCGAGGGCCGCACCACCTGA
- a CDS encoding SGNH/GDSL hydrolase family protein codes for MSTAPQSTAFPVAVFLGDSVTTGWQSISHPRQRWASLVCEHNRWREVNLAVDGLGHFARRGGRLPGGGRAPSCRDTAWLEAVLRAEPDLVTVSLGLNDAAFLPSQSELVDQAIAHDLDFLSSRITGAQVIIAPYFPTISIGPRFQAVRRMIHEHATAMALASTDALIRAIDGDADKLAIDAIHPNDRGHAAMARSMLPVYAELLPQA; via the coding sequence ATGTCCACTGCTCCCCAGTCCACCGCCTTCCCGGTCGCGGTCTTCCTCGGGGACTCCGTCACCACCGGGTGGCAGTCGATCTCCCACCCGCGCCAGCGCTGGGCCTCCCTGGTCTGCGAGCACAATCGCTGGCGGGAGGTCAACCTCGCGGTGGACGGGCTGGGCCACTTCGCCCGCCGGGGCGGCCGCCTGCCAGGAGGCGGCCGAGCCCCCTCCTGCCGGGACACCGCCTGGCTCGAGGCGGTCCTGCGCGCCGAGCCCGATCTGGTCACGGTGAGCCTGGGCCTCAACGACGCCGCCTTCCTGCCCTCCCAGAGCGAGCTGGTCGACCAGGCCATCGCCCACGACCTGGACTTCCTGTCCAGCAGGATCACCGGCGCACAGGTGATCATCGCCCCCTACTTCCCCACCATCAGCATAGGCCCCCGGTTCCAGGCCGTGCGGCGCATGATCCACGAGCACGCCACCGCCATGGCACTGGCCTCCACCGACGCCCTCATCAGGGCCATCGACGGCGATGCGGACAAGCTCGCCATCGATGCCATCCACCCCAACGACCGGGGGCATGCGGCCATGGCCCGCAGTATGCTCCCGGTGTATGCCGAGCTCCTCCCCCAGGCCTGA
- a CDS encoding SHOCT domain-containing protein: MSAQARTGETMPARKEQTIFNRVESSVKKVVSERRAQKEEERKKQAELKAAAGNLIASGLFGNSTIEVYRGGYVRIFDGERAQPTLGKAEKPTPYEKLYYISFISGTPESSSGASSIAGGAVIQMAGSLVTKGLKASVPGMAIAGASHIAKQMSGKSTLTISTDTGTRTLTNQVDNGLGIKVVRREQESVGRALESAGNSVISLNSEERRRLHPIEASSPMNASNNMVVSTTTPSFSDRMRELSQLHAEGVLDDAEFATAKARLLETL, from the coding sequence ATGTCCGCACAGGCGCGGACCGGCGAGACAATGCCCGCCCGAAAGGAGCAGACCATATTCAATAGGGTTGAATCCTCCGTAAAGAAGGTCGTCTCCGAAAGAAGAGCACAGAAAGAGGAGGAACGGAAAAAACAGGCGGAGCTCAAGGCTGCAGCCGGCAACCTAATTGCAAGCGGACTCTTCGGCAACTCGACCATCGAGGTCTACCGAGGAGGGTATGTCAGGATATTTGATGGAGAGCGTGCACAGCCAACACTCGGGAAGGCAGAAAAGCCAACTCCCTACGAGAAGCTCTACTACATCAGTTTCATCTCCGGCACCCCAGAGTCGTCTAGCGGGGCGTCGAGCATCGCAGGAGGCGCTGTTATTCAAATGGCCGGATCCCTGGTGACCAAAGGCCTGAAGGCCTCGGTTCCCGGCATGGCCATCGCGGGTGCATCTCACATCGCCAAGCAGATGAGCGGGAAATCAACGCTCACCATATCAACCGACACCGGGACTCGCACACTCACCAATCAAGTCGATAACGGTCTCGGCATCAAGGTCGTCAGGAGAGAGCAAGAAAGTGTAGGGCGCGCCCTCGAGAGCGCCGGAAACTCAGTTATTTCCCTCAATTCCGAAGAACGGAGACGTTTGCATCCGATAGAAGCCTCGAGCCCGATGAACGCATCCAACAACATGGTCGTCAGCACCACAACCCCATCCTTCTCCGATAGAATGCGGGAGCTCTCTCAGCTTCATGCAGAAGGAGTGCTGGATGATGCAGAATTCGCTACCGCAAAGGCAAGGCTCCTAGAGACACTTTGA
- a CDS encoding ABC transporter ATP-binding protein — protein MSPATALALSGVSKDYEVGGETIHALRSTDLELAAGRLVGILGPSGSGKSTLLTIMGGLRTPSTGTVTIGGEPFSELPERARARLRRTRLGFVLQASGLVPFLTLLDQFALHDRVARRRGDRARRDHLIDALDLGHRTRSYPEGLSGGERQRAAIAVALYHDPDIILADEPTASLDSARAQEVARLLAEQTHEQGKATVMVTHDERLLPVCDTVLVMHDGVLSASAHPHH, from the coding sequence ATGAGCCCCGCCACGGCACTTGCCCTGAGCGGGGTCTCCAAGGACTACGAGGTGGGCGGGGAGACGATCCATGCCCTGCGCAGCACTGATCTGGAGCTCGCCGCCGGCCGGCTCGTGGGGATCCTCGGCCCCTCGGGCTCGGGCAAGTCGACCCTGCTGACCATCATGGGCGGCCTGCGCACCCCCTCCACGGGAACGGTCACCATCGGTGGCGAGCCCTTCTCCGAGCTGCCGGAGCGGGCGCGGGCGCGCCTGCGCCGCACCCGCCTGGGCTTCGTGCTGCAGGCCTCCGGGCTCGTGCCCTTCCTGACCCTGCTGGACCAGTTCGCGCTCCACGACAGGGTAGCCAGGCGCCGGGGAGATCGGGCCCGCCGCGACCACCTCATCGATGCCCTGGACCTGGGCCACCGCACGCGCTCCTACCCGGAGGGCCTGTCCGGTGGCGAGCGCCAGCGCGCCGCCATCGCAGTGGCCCTCTACCATGACCCGGACATCATCCTCGCCGATGAGCCGACAGCCTCCCTGGACAGCGCCCGGGCCCAGGAGGTGGCCCGCCTGCTGGCCGAGCAGACCCATGAGCAGGGCAAGGCCACGGTCATGGTCACCCACGACGAGCGGCTCCTACCGGTGTGCGACACGGTCCTGGTCATGCACGACGGCGTCCTCAGCGCATCGGCCCACCCGCACCACTGA
- a CDS encoding ATP-binding cassette domain-containing protein, whose amino-acid sequence MSTPAADNHDSIRVVGARENNLAGVDVVIPKRRLTVFTGVSGSGKSSLVFSTIAAESRRLINETYSAFLQGFMPSTSRPDVDRLEGLTPAIIVDQEPMASNPRSTLGTVSDIGPMLRVLYSRLGTPRIGSPQAFAFNVPSVTGGGALTTQRGGRRIVSRKRFTVVGGMCPRCEGLGQVSDIDLTQLYDESLSLLEGAITVPGYTAGGWSVRGFTESGLFPADKPIRGFTPKQLDDFLYKEPTKIRIGGVNITYEGLVPKIRKSMLSKEPQSLQPHVRAFVERAVVFGACPECEGTRLAEHARTCLIDGRSIADACAMQITDLAAWVVELESAALGRSGSTTADQPEGLVGAAPLLTSLREHLEAFVGIGLGYLSLDRASSTLSGGEAQRTKLVRHLGSALTDVTYVFDEPSIGLHPHDIHQMNELLVALRDKGNTVLVVEHKPETIAIADHVVELGPGAGADGGRVCFEGAVEELRQADTVTGRHLADRTALKEELRSPTGHIAIRGASTHNLASVDVDIPRGVLTVVTGVAGSGKSSLIHGHLSPMDGVVTIDQSPIRGSRRSNPATYTGLLEPIRKAFAKANKEAGAKPAHFSANSEGACPVCGGTGVIETQLGFMETVESRCEACAGRRFNEEALAFTLEGLSIADVLDLSVQEARVLFSTGQARLPAALRILDRLVDAGLGYVRLGQDLTTLSGGERQRLKLAVHLGEDGEVIVLDEPTVGLHLADVEAMLALLDRLVEGGRTVVVIEHHQAVMAHADWIIDLGPGAGHDGGRVVFTGTPAELVAQRATLTGQHLAAYLAG is encoded by the coding sequence ATGAGTACCCCGGCAGCCGATAACCACGACTCCATCCGGGTGGTGGGAGCCAGGGAGAACAACCTGGCCGGCGTGGACGTCGTCATCCCCAAGCGGCGCCTGACCGTCTTCACCGGGGTGTCGGGCTCGGGCAAGTCCTCGCTGGTGTTCTCCACCATTGCGGCCGAGTCGCGCCGCCTCATCAACGAGACCTACTCGGCCTTCCTCCAGGGCTTCATGCCTTCGACCAGCCGCCCCGACGTCGACCGCCTCGAGGGCCTGACGCCGGCGATCATCGTGGACCAGGAGCCCATGGCCTCCAATCCGCGCTCGACCCTGGGCACGGTCAGTGACATCGGCCCCATGCTGCGGGTTCTCTACTCGCGCCTGGGCACGCCGCGCATCGGCTCACCCCAGGCCTTCGCCTTCAACGTCCCCTCGGTCACCGGCGGCGGGGCGCTGACGACCCAGCGGGGCGGGCGCAGGATCGTCTCCCGCAAGAGGTTCACGGTCGTGGGCGGCATGTGCCCCCGGTGCGAGGGCCTGGGCCAGGTCTCCGACATCGACCTCACCCAGCTCTACGACGAGAGCCTGTCCCTGCTGGAGGGGGCCATCACCGTGCCCGGCTACACCGCCGGCGGCTGGTCGGTGCGCGGCTTCACCGAGTCCGGCCTCTTCCCCGCCGACAAGCCGATCCGCGGCTTCACCCCCAAGCAGCTCGATGACTTCCTGTACAAGGAGCCCACGAAGATTCGGATCGGGGGCGTGAACATCACCTATGAGGGCCTGGTGCCCAAGATCCGCAAATCCATGCTGTCCAAGGAGCCCCAGTCTCTCCAGCCGCATGTGCGGGCCTTCGTGGAGCGGGCCGTCGTCTTCGGCGCCTGCCCCGAGTGCGAGGGGACCCGCCTGGCCGAGCATGCCCGGACCTGCCTCATTGATGGGCGCTCCATCGCCGATGCCTGCGCCATGCAGATCACCGATCTGGCGGCCTGGGTCGTTGAGCTGGAGTCCGCCGCGCTGGGGCGGTCGGGATCGACGACGGCGGATCAGCCCGAGGGCCTGGTGGGCGCCGCTCCCCTGCTCACCTCCCTGCGCGAGCACCTGGAGGCCTTCGTGGGCATCGGCCTGGGCTACCTATCCCTGGACCGCGCCTCCTCCACACTCTCGGGCGGGGAGGCCCAGCGCACCAAGCTCGTGCGTCACCTGGGCTCGGCCCTGACCGACGTCACCTACGTCTTCGATGAGCCCAGTATCGGCCTGCACCCCCACGACATCCACCAGATGAACGAGCTGCTGGTGGCCCTGCGGGACAAGGGCAACACGGTGCTCGTCGTCGAGCACAAGCCCGAGACGATCGCGATCGCCGACCATGTGGTGGAACTGGGGCCCGGTGCCGGGGCCGACGGCGGGCGGGTCTGCTTCGAGGGCGCCGTGGAGGAGCTGCGGCAGGCGGATACCGTCACCGGCCGCCATCTGGCCGACCGCACCGCGCTGAAGGAGGAGCTGCGCTCCCCCACCGGCCATATCGCGATCCGCGGGGCCTCGACCCACAACCTGGCCAGCGTCGACGTCGATATCCCGCGGGGCGTGCTCACGGTGGTCACGGGCGTGGCCGGCTCGGGCAAGTCCAGCCTCATCCACGGCCACCTCTCCCCCATGGACGGCGTGGTGACCATCGACCAGTCCCCCATCAGGGGCTCGCGCCGCTCCAACCCGGCCACCTACACGGGCCTGCTGGAGCCGATCCGCAAGGCCTTCGCCAAGGCCAACAAGGAGGCCGGTGCCAAGCCCGCCCACTTCTCGGCCAACTCCGAGGGCGCGTGCCCCGTCTGCGGTGGGACCGGGGTCATCGAGACCCAGTTGGGCTTCATGGAGACGGTGGAGTCGCGCTGCGAGGCCTGCGCGGGGCGCCGCTTCAATGAGGAGGCGCTGGCCTTCACCCTGGAGGGGCTCTCGATCGCCGATGTGCTGGACCTCAGTGTCCAGGAGGCCCGGGTGCTCTTCTCCACGGGCCAGGCCCGCCTGCCTGCGGCGCTGCGGATCCTCGACCGCCTGGTGGATGCCGGCCTGGGCTATGTCAGGCTCGGTCAGGACCTCACCACGCTCTCGGGCGGGGAGCGCCAGCGCCTCAAGCTCGCCGTCCACCTGGGTGAGGACGGTGAGGTCATCGTCCTGGATGAGCCCACGGTGGGGCTTCACCTGGCCGACGTCGAGGCGATGCTGGCGCTGCTGGACCGGCTGGTGGAGGGCGGGCGCACCGTCGTGGTCATCGAGCACCACCAGGCGGTCATGGCCCACGCCGATTGGATCATCGACCTGGGCCCGGGCGCCGGTCACGACGGCGGCCGCGTGGTCTTCACCGGCACGCCCGCCGAGCTCGTGGCTCAGCGCGCCACCCTGACCGGCCAGCACCTGGCGGCCTACCTGGCCGGCTGA
- a CDS encoding ABC transporter permease, giving the protein MFLALREIRHEPMRFGLIIAVIALVAYLTFFLAALASGLAQSYRAAVDGWGAGSIVLTDASNESISASRLTPEQLAAAQELAEGAGTAADPLISVAAVAQASDLRDEAGDPLRVDVFAFGIDPAGALAPTVTSGSPISDPTREILVDDSLTAEGLAVGDAVTLLGSDHEWHIAGFTHDTSFQAAPVITIDDQALGCHGPDSLSPAVSAVVLGADLSENGSAADAASRADLQILSTEELIRTLPGYSAQVLTFSLMIGSLILIASLVLGIFLYVLTLHKRPILGILKARGVPTGYLIHAGGAQTTILAATGVAVGLLATAATALVLPASVPFRFSPVLNAGICAAFIVVSIIGGLISVRMVARIDPAEAIA; this is encoded by the coding sequence ATGTTCCTGGCACTGCGCGAGATCCGGCATGAGCCGATGCGCTTCGGGCTCATCATCGCCGTCATCGCGCTCGTGGCCTACCTGACGTTCTTCCTGGCCGCCCTGGCCTCGGGCCTCGCGCAGTCCTACCGCGCCGCCGTCGACGGCTGGGGCGCGGGCAGCATCGTCCTGACCGACGCCTCCAACGAGAGCATCTCCGCCTCAAGGCTCACCCCCGAGCAGCTCGCTGCCGCCCAGGAGCTGGCTGAGGGGGCCGGGACCGCAGCCGATCCCCTGATCTCGGTGGCGGCTGTGGCACAGGCCTCCGACCTGCGCGATGAGGCGGGCGATCCCCTGCGCGTCGATGTCTTCGCCTTCGGCATCGACCCTGCCGGCGCCCTGGCCCCCACCGTGACCTCGGGCTCGCCGATCTCCGACCCCACGCGCGAGATCCTGGTCGACGACAGCCTCACCGCAGAGGGCTTAGCCGTCGGCGACGCGGTGACCCTGCTGGGATCGGACCATGAGTGGCACATCGCCGGGTTCACTCACGACACCAGCTTCCAGGCGGCGCCCGTCATCACCATCGACGACCAGGCGCTGGGGTGCCACGGGCCCGATAGCCTCTCCCCCGCAGTCTCCGCCGTCGTCCTGGGCGCCGACCTGTCCGAGAACGGGAGCGCCGCCGACGCCGCCTCCCGGGCCGACCTGCAGATCCTCAGCACCGAGGAGCTCATCCGGACCCTGCCCGGATACTCCGCCCAGGTCCTCACCTTCAGCCTCATGATCGGCTCACTCATCCTCATCGCCTCGCTCGTGCTGGGGATCTTCCTCTACGTGCTCACTCTTCACAAGCGGCCGATCCTGGGCATCCTCAAGGCACGGGGCGTGCCCACCGGCTACCTCATCCACGCAGGCGGCGCCCAGACCACGATCCTGGCCGCCACCGGCGTCGCCGTGGGCCTCCTGGCCACCGCCGCAACCGCCCTGGTCCTGCCCGCCTCCGTCCCCTTCAGGTTCTCCCCCGTGCTGAACGCCGGCATCTGCGCCGCCTTCATCGTGGTCTCGATTATCGGCGGCCTCATCTCGGTGCGCATGGTCGCGCGCATCGACCCCGCCGAGGCGATCGCATGA